A region from the Vicia villosa cultivar HV-30 ecotype Madison, WI linkage group LG3, Vvil1.0, whole genome shotgun sequence genome encodes:
- the LOC131658065 gene encoding uncharacterized protein LOC131658065, translating to MGACLVYLYAKLSEGCMWKTKHVTGSITLLTHFAHISGWPLEPTYIEDKPRASAFSPLRGNQAIEPFRVYIDRLVFEDIQFHCYIDHHETIPFNDIDLYLGWLACRSRLTALHLPERVMRQLGYMQFIPKDPFVSTPLTVKHEDMNVMFDYYVNHLVPDEPQNTIAPND from the exons ATGGGCGCTTGTTTGGTATacttgtatgctaagttatctgAAGGATGTATGTGGAAGACGAAGCATGTGACAGGAAGTATCACACTTTTAACG CATTTTGCACACATCTCTGGCTGGCCACTTGAGCCAACTTATATCGAGGATAAGCCGCGTGCTTCTGCTTTCTCCCCGCTCAGAGGGAACCAGGCGATAGAGCCGTTCAGGGTGTATATTGATCGCTTGGTCTTTGAGGATATACAATTCCATTGTTACATCGATCACCATGAGACAATTCCTTTTAATGACATTGACTTATACTTGGGGTGGTTGGCTTGCAGGTCGCGTTTGACGGCTCTTCATCTTCCTGAGCGTGTCATGCGTCAGTTAGGCTACATGCAGTTTATTCCTAAAGACCCTTTTGTGTCTACTCCTCTCACTGTGAAACATGAGGATATGAATGTTATGTTTGATTATTATGTCAATCATCTGGTACCAGATGAGCCACAAAATACCATAGCACCGAACGACTAG
- the LOC131661461 gene encoding ras-related protein Rab11A-like, whose translation MASATGYGDANQKIDYVFKVVLIGDSAVGKSQILARFARNDFSLDSKATIGVEFQTRTLVIQHKSVKAQIWDTAGQERYRAVTSAYYRGAVGAMLVYDITKRPSFDHIPRWLEELRNHADKNIVIILIGNKSDLEDQRAVPTEDAKEFAEKEGLFFLETSALEAINVETAFMTVLTEIFNIVNKKNLAADENQGNGNSATLSGKKIIIPGPAQVIPSKSSMCCQ comes from the exons ATGGCGAGTGCAACAGGGTACGGTGACGCGAACCAGAAGATAGACTACGTCTTCAAGGTCGTTCTCATCGGCGATTCAGCCGTCGGAAAATCTCAAATACTAGCTCGGTTTGCGAGAAACGATTTCAGCTTGGACTCTAAGGCGACTATCGGTGTTGAATTTCAGACTCGCACTTTGGTTATTCAACATAAGAGTGTTAAGGCTCAGATCTGGGATACTGCTGGTCAAGAACG GTATAGAGCAGTAACAAGTGCATACTACAGGGGTGCTGTTGGGGCAATGTTGGTCTATGACATTACCAAACGTCCGAGCTTTGATCACATACCTAGATGGTTAGAAGAGCTCCGCAACCATGCTGATAAGAATATAGTCATCATTCTTATAGGAAACAAAAGTGATCTTGAGGACCAGCGCGCAGTACCAACAGAGGATGcaaaagagttcgctgagaaagaAGGTTTATTTTTCTTAGAGACCTCTGCACTGGAAGCAATTAACGTTGAGACAGCCTTTATGACTGTTTTGACAGAAATATTTAACATTGTCAATAAGAAGAACCTGGCTGCTGATGAGAATCAGGGAAATGGCAACTCAGCAACTCTGTCTGGCAAGAAGATTATTATTCCTGGTCCTGCACAAGTAATCCCTTCTAAGAGTAGCATGTGTTGTCAGTAA
- the LOC131661460 gene encoding calcium-dependent lipid-binding protein-like produces the protein MAKQIHEIKEFLLTARRKDARSVKIKRNKDVPKPRVDYTLKEVCGSLPALPRISYMIDDTMNSIVTDMLQWPQRIVVPLGGILVKTRL, from the exons ATGGCAAAGCAGATCCACGAGATCAAGGAATTTCTTTTGACGGCGCGTAGAAAGGACGCGAGATCTGTGAAAATCAAGAGGAATAAGGATGTG CCAAAGCCTCGGGTTGATTACACTCTGAAGGAAGTTTGTGGAAGTTTGCCGGCACTTCCTAGAATTTCATATATGATTGAT GATACTATGAACTCAATTGTTACTGATATGCTCCAATGGCCTCAAAGGATTGTTGTGCCACTTGGTGGTATTCTTGTGAAAACTAG GTTGTAA
- the LOC131661459 gene encoding uncharacterized protein LOC131661459, translating to MTLLLPQSLFFTAPTIPPATYFQTPIRLQTFGSFTIRCTNQFHLQLRQPECDIQKRVVSSDLNFDSILSAVELSCLVSSAIFSAALTVNGSKNWLMKVSGNRVNAVWGILILVGGVAAGVLLRRRQWKSMEGGLMERVEKLEDDLRKTVRVIRILSRHVEKLGNRFGFTKEPITQSADLAQKNSEATRAVAVKYEILEKEIHEIQKVLLALQEQQQKQFDLILSLKPWESTRKTPKEQDILQTTNSAENEVKTAKSELREDNL from the exons ATGACGCTTCTCCTCCCACAATCTCTCTTCTTCACCGCACCCACCATTCCTCCCGCCACATACTTCCAAACTCCGATCCGACTTCAGACCTTCGGCTCCTTCACGATCCGATGTACCAACCAGTTTCATCTCCAACTCCGCCAACCCGAATGCGACATCCAGAAACGCGTGGTCAGCAGTGATCTCAACTTCGACTCTATCCTTTCAGCGGTGGAGCTTTCCTGCCTGGTTTCGTCAGCGATTTTTTCTGCTGCTCTGACGGTAAATGGATCGAAGAATTGGTTGATGAAGGTGAGTGGTAACAGAGTGAATGCTGTGTGGGGGATTTTGATATTGGTCGGTGGTGTTGCGGCTGGGGTGTTGCTTCGGAGGCGGCAATGGAAGAGTATGGAAGGTGGATTGATGGAGAGGGTTGAGAAATTGGAGGATGATTTGAGGAAGACGGTGAGAGTTATTAGGATATTGTCCAGACATGTTGAGAAATTGGGGAATAGGTTTGGGTTTACTAAGGAACCCATCACTCAG TCTGCAGATCTAGCACAGAAGAACTCTGAGGCCACAAGAGCTGTAGCGGTAAAATATGAAATTTTGGAGAAAGAGATTCATGAAATTCAAAAAGTTTTACTAGCGTTACAG gaacaacaacaaaaacaatttgATCTGATTCTCTCGCTTAAGCCGTGGGAAAGCACACGCAAAACTCCCAAAGAGCAAGATATATTACAAACTACTAACTCAGCTGAGAATGAGGTGAAGACCGCCAAATCTGAATTAAGAGAAGATAATTTATGA